The DNA segment GAGCAATGAATTGTACCTggagaaaaattgtattgctTGCGTACTGGTACCAGCAAACGCCACTCTACCGCCGGCTAAAAGGATTATACGATGGAAGCTATCGAAGATAGTGGAACTCGGCTGGTGTATGGTGCACAAAACGGTACGATTCCTCAACGCGAAAGACGTCATGTGCGACACGAGGACACTGGCCGAATGCGCGTCCTGCCCCGTTGTTGGCTCGTCCAAGAACAGAATTTCTGGATCTGTCAATAGCTGGAAGGAAAACCTTCAGAAATTTACACGAAGACCCTTGGACTTGGACAACACGCGAACACGCACCTCAGTGGCGAAAGTCAGCCTCTTCTTTTCTCCGCCCGATAAGACTTTGTCATCGTCACCGCCGCCGATACGAGCGTCACGTCTCTCGATCAGACCGACGTCTCTGAGCAACTGATCGATTTTGAGACGAATGTCCAAGGACCGGATCCTCCCGTCCAATTTCATTCTAGCCtgataaaaattgaagttCGTAGCGAGCGTAAAACGTTTGGAAAAACTCAAGGAATGGAGTTATCTTACCATGAACCAGATGTGCTCAAGCACCGTCATCGTCTCGATGAACATGTCTTCCTGATGCATGAAGCCGCTGTGACGTCTCATGTACGACGAACTGGCTGATACACCATTGACGCGAACATCACCATGCACCACGACGCCGGCTgccagaaaagaaaaacaaggtttgaatatttttttcttcctcgaatattcaattttacgAGAATTCTACTTACCTTCCGCGCGAAACGCCAATGCTGTCATCAACGAGCTTTTTCCAGCACCGCTATGAAAACGgcaaataatttcaattatacataagcattttcaaatttctaaatatatatatatatgaaatatgttttagttataaaattatacaattatttcaaaaattaattgcgcaaaacagtcattaatattttacagaaggtcaatactttttctaaatatacctacataattacagattataatttttatctaagacttcatcatattattattattattaaacaaaaattgataattcaCCTGCCGCCTAAGATTGCGGTGATTTCACCAGGCCGTACCACACCTCGGACTAAAAAGGCGGcagatatcattattttatcacaTGCAAAATAATGTGTTGTACATAAATACCGTTATTGATGAGCTGCTTGCTTATAGTGCGTTGGTTCTGATCCACCGCGTAAACGGATAAGTTTTGCCAAGAAAGCATCGTACCTTCGTGATGCATTCCACGTCGTGATGCATCAAGCTTAACATCCATGTCAGACTTAATAAGAGAACATAAATCGCGTGTACAAAGTTATTCTGTAttctttctcaatttttttttaaagaaaaatagtttCCTTAGAAGCAACGTCTTTATCTTACGGTAATTGCAAAAGCGACCTTCTAACACGATAACAGATTTGAGTTTCCGACAATTAAGTATCAAACTGACAATCTTAAAATTGCAACACTGTACACATCTAGTTTCTTATCTCTTCACTGTAATGCATGAATGTTTATTGtctataaatatctattcCGTCTGTTTCGCTTTATTATCGCTTTTACtgatattttactaaaaagtttgaaatgcTTTTAACAGCTGAAATATAAGTacgaaagaattttattttgaaaaggaCAATATAATCCTTTGTTAAggtattttattgaaaataaataaaacactttattgaaaattaatgaaatatcttggaaatttaataacataagaCTTTAATTAAGGATTTAATTAAGCTTCTGTCTACGAAACTGATTTTTCTACTATGCTATATTCTCGCGACACGAGACGACGTGACGTAAATACAATACCGTTATCCCGATAACAATAAAAAGGAAATCCGAGGAGGAAGTCCGCCGATGATCCGGAACCTTGGAAACTACCCGTCCACGTGTCCGTAGGATGAAAAACCAATGAGACGTGTCGTGTAACAAAGATTGACACTAAAAGTACGGCCCTCGCAGGCGTCGCGTTTGCTTCTCGCCGCGTAACTTTACCACCACTCGACACACCTGATGCACTTCGGCTCTGCTCGCTACCCTTCTTTGTCTTTCTTTGTAATCGAATATTACGCACGCACTCGCACAGTGTAAGCACCAATATACGGACAGACTTGTCCAAGTTTATCGATCGCGAAAAAAGCTCGTGTACAGTTGCGAATGTTCTATCTTTCCACGGaagattttcaatttttacctttctcttttaatatatcaaatgttaattaatgacGAATCCTATTGAactataaacttttaaaatgcataactatcgcaatttcaatttttgcagAAACGGCGTCAAGTCTCTTTGATATACCGTGAGATTAAGACGAATAATACGGCACTCGCTTACAACTGTTCGAGCAGTAATTCGATGCTTGCGAATCGATAGCTCATTCGCAGATGCGTGACACCCACTCCGAAAGTTTTTCCCGCTTCCGAAAAATACCCTCCTTGTCGTAGTAAACGTTCGTGACTCGGGGGGACTCGCGGTAATCGAAAACCGAAACCCTATACGTACGTCAAGCGAGACAGACGAGTGGCCAGTTCAGGCCGATCTTATTTCGCCATTGGAGTTATTGTACGTTGCTTTTTCAACGATCGACATCAGTAGAGGAAGGTCGCCAATATTGGCATAGGTCTCCTAGAATGACACTTTCTTATTTGTCGAAAACTAAACGTTGCACTGTATTCTAGTACTTAGCGTGtgcattaatttgtaaatgacTTTGTGCCAATgattgatgttaaaaaaaaagaaaaatgtcagTTTTGGATACCATTTACGTttccaaagttttatttttaactaagaAATACTTTTGCTTACGAAACACTAtcggaaaacaaaataatatgccAGTATTGGTGATTTTCCTTGTCTTCATATCTCATATCTCGCTTTCAGCCGAATAGCAATCTGCCTGATCTTTGATCGCGAGATCGAAGCGAGTAGTGTATCAATCTAGATCGCGCGCGGTGccctagtttttttttcctatgaCACACTCGAAGATCTCCCGAGATTGTTTATCGTATCCTCGGTATCGTACATACATGCGGTCGCACGGTATGTATGGCAACCGGTTTGTAATAATACCTAGATGCGAACGAAAGAGTGGTCAGCCCCGATACACAGGAAACATTGGCACGTAGGTGGTTGTAGCGGCACCGCGTTGTTTCGTCGAGACACACTTTTTTCCAAGTTCCTATTACGTGAACCTTTTGCGGTCCTCGCACGTCAGTATCGATCTCCTcaacttataatataaattatatttatttttattttaatacatttattaaaatttttaatgaattatatttattcgaaTTATTAAGCCTTTTAGACAGCGCAATAAAGAGAGTGATCTACATGATCGAAATAAAAGTAGTAATTCTTACTCTCCGAGTGCTCACAGTCCAAAAAACATCTTTCTCTGAGCgcattacatttataaatcttCTTTTCAATTTACTAGATATATAAAGTAAGTAGATAATGTGTAGGTAGATGAAACATTGGTGGGACTTTCCAGGTGTAACACatgagaattttattaaaacttattttattaaaggaaCCTACAGTATTACAGTAAATCATTGGTTTATGATAGACATCTACAGAACAAAGACATTAGCTACTTTGATCGGCGAGTTTTTGATAGTAGCGCGAGAAACGCCAGAAAGCGATACGCGACTATGAGCGCGAACAAGCAGAGGATGTCCGTCCAGAGGTCCTTCTCTTTGAAGTTGAAAGTTTGGAGAACCATGCGCCCTGACTTTGGACAGGTCACGTTGCTTCTGGTACACGCTATCGAATCGATCTCTGACCACTGGTTGATCAAAAGTGCCTCGTTGCCATAACGGAACCAAGATAAATATGAGAACCATACCAAGTAGGACGGTACGGACCTATTAAACGCAAAAAGTCAAATATTCCAATCGGTACTTTAGGCATTACTGTTCGAAACGGTTTGAGATACTCACACTGTGTTTAGGAAAAAACCACCAAAAAGCAGGAACGGTATTAAAATTGGAGGACCGACGGAAAGAGCCGTAGATACATTGCTGCTAACGCAGGATATCAAATAgcctgtaaaaaaaaataaaacgctgagcgattatttgaaaaaaaaaagatacgatGCAAATGTTTCCGCAAGCTGTCGATTACCAAATGAAATCGACACGTTGGCTACGAGATCTACCACGGCAGCAGCGACGAAGAAGTGCTTTACGTTTGGGTAAAGGCCGATCATAGGATAAACGATAGCGGTGAAGATCAGCGGCATCGCCAAAAATATTGGAGCTTCCGCCAGCGTTTTGCAGATGAAGTAGACATCGGTGCGATACATACCGTTTTTGTGCTCACGAAGGAATATTGGCAACTCGGCGCAGAACACCtgtatataatacacacaTGTTTCAACTTGATGATTTCTGATAATTATCAGAATTGCATGTTTTGTCTTAGAATTGTTTagatttttcagaatttctatataaatttcagaatttcaaaatttctgtataatttgtgacattttagaaaaaattttttaataccaattgaaacattttttaggagtaagaaattttttctagaataagtgaattttgaaatgttttaagatttttaacattccttattttatcattctataatttgaaaaatttaaaggaAAGAGTTTATAGTACTTATTTCATTAGGGTAAAATTAGAGGTGTGGCTCGTTTATGCGTTACGTCTTAAAGTCTCACGTTAACGACTGCGAAGACATTCTGGAAGGTCATACTGGTAAGGAAGATGAATAAGGCACCATTGATGTTCATCACGCCATCCTGATCTATTCGCTGGCCAAAGTAAATGACGCCGATTAATAGCGCAACCATCTGCGAtagaaaattcaagttttgtccttatattgcacaaatattgcacaaataatgtgtaataataaatataagaattatacacactaattgtacataatacagctaaaatattttttagttaaaactctgagaaaaatttttttcggaattgtaaaatttttcatatatttatacagaatttttatataaatttcagaatttctacgtgtaataattttataactttttagaaatttctcagattttttatacgaatctcagaatatttcagaattcatatatatgaaaaattctgagaaaagatgtaaattttttcagtatttctGAGAAAGTTccaattcatataattattttaaaaagttttcaccaaattttttttaaattttatgtatgtgtgtttTGTGCAAATAGATCAACATTGCAGGGAGACGTACGATAATCTGTAGAAAGCGGACTTTAATAAGGATCGGTTCTCTGATCACCGACAACCAGGATCGCCATAGAACCGCGCGAAACTGTTCGCACCAATTCGCCTTGTAAAGCGATCGATCGGAATCCTTGGAGTATCTGGACCGTTTGAGGGTATCCTCGAACTCGCCATGGACGGTCTCGGCCTGCCGGGCGAGATTCACACCGTCTTCGCTTTTCCGGAAAGCGTCACACGTTGTTTCGATCGCGTATCTGCAAGTTAACTCGCGTCCCGGCACTACGGCCAACACTTGCACGAAGAAATCGGCGGGGTTGTGGTTGCTGGGACAGACGGCACCGAGGCTGCGCGATAAAAATTGCGGATTTAAAACGAATTTGAAGAGGAATCTTTCAACTGAACTTACGTCTTAAAGAAGGCGCAAGCTTGCGCGGTTGTACCCATGAAAGCGACCCTTCCCTCAGCCATCAGCAGAATCTTGTCAAACAGAGCGAACACCTCCGAAGAGGGTTGATGTAAAGTGGCGACGATTGTTTTACCACATGCTGTCgaatcgtttatttatttaattctttgaacGTTGGATATAAAATGGTtttattcgtaaaaaaaatctttatcgGCCCAAACTTACCTGCCAACGCTTTGAGAATGGAGACAACCTGATGAGCCATGAAGGAATCCAAGCCCGACGTGGGTTCGTCGCAAAACATCAACGGAGGGTCGGTCAGTACCTCGGAGGCGAGCGACAGTCTCTTCATCTCACCCCCCGAGAGACCCTTCACTCTGCCGGGTACTCCAATTTTAGTATTTCGACAATTCGAAAGGGCAAACTGCTCTCAAAAGAAGATACAGTCTATTAGACACCAAGATTGGATatgttaacttttttaaaactaaattaagttaaagtgaATAGTTATATAATCAAAGCAATTAGggaaatatcatttttctcGCTTGCACGCCTATTCTAGGAAATGTCTGGTGATATATTCACGACAACAATATCAAACTACCTCGTCAATGACCTCATTAACTCGTTTAATTCTCTGGAGACGAGGGATTTGCCGATCCATCCGCACTGCCGCCTGGAACATTAGATGTTCCGTCACGGTCAGCGTGCCAATGAACAGATCGTTTTGTTGAACATATGCCATCCTGGAGGTGAGAACGCCTGACGATATCCTGTGGCCGTTGGCAGCCATCAAACCGGACGCAGATAGTCTACGTGTCGAACGGAACGTCAATGCGTTCAATAGAGTTGTCTTGCCTGCGCCTGACGCACCCATGATTACGAGCAATTCACCAGGATAAGCCACTCCGCACACTAGAATGATTCATTCCGAAATACGGTaagaactaaaataaaatctccGATGAAAGAAATTCTtatcatttacatttttgagaatttttcatattttaaatttatttctaggtaatttctaaaaaatgttttaaacttcTTTAGATGTTATAAGTTTCACtcataaataagaaaatgagaaatttaaaacttagattatttcaGAATTTGCATATGTATAAaggaattctaaaaaatattaagactAGTATTCTGTTAATTATTGCGtagtatttttgaaaagtattctcatttgtataaaaaaatctgagaaattttgtagaaaattatagaaaactagacagaaattctaaaaaataatatgaaaaattttaagagaaactTTTGCCAGGGATTTTTCGTAAaactgttataaataatttaaaaaagtgagAAGTTGTCTTTCTTCTTACcatcttttaatatatgtttctGTGCTACGAATTTTCTGGTCCTGAACATCAACCGATCCcaaattttgtcatttttcaCGCTGTAATACACGTTGACGTCGCTCCACGTATACGTAATGTTGTTGTCGAAACTTTTGTTGAAATCTGCGATTGTCGATGCGCTTGAAATCGGTTTAAGATCAAAAGAATTTTCCGGATTTTCTCCGTGCAACGCATTCCTTTCGTTATCTTCCTATAACGGCAATTATAGACATAGTCTCTGTTTCgactttatttcaatatagattaatgtattataacgaatatatttatattagtgTCTTCCATTATATGTAAAGTATTTTAGAGCTGTCAGatgtttttttagatatcattTCTCTTTAAccaatttcgaaataaatttttctttcttaagacccgatgaaaaattttctcagaaatttatattgaattgaaatatttttttagaaatactaagaaaaatctatattttttcctaGAATTTATACATGGGAATTCTGAAATATtccaaaatttgtataaaaatctgaaaaatttttactagagGAGATACAAGTCTCcaagtttaatataatttatgcgGAGTAACAATGTAACTGACAAAAGAAAGATATATGATAGCTAGTAATAAATCCGCATCTCGCTTAAAGTAGTGTAGCTAGAtatcaaaagaatattttgctATACTTGCTACAAACatgtctaaaaatatttttaaaaaataaataacttgaaCTAAACTCGCAAATTTCGTATTCGATTTCGTCAAACAAATCTCTTGCCTTGAATctcctttaaaaaaagaaaaatacgaaATTATGTCATCCATCAGATAATCGAACCTGACGAAGCCATAGATATATGGCTGAGAATACTGTGCTGAGTTCAAGATAACCATCACAGGCGTGTATATGAAAACGTAAAATaagttcgaaaaaaaaaaatgtacgaGAGCGTTTCAactaaaaattactttgtcACAGGGTCGCTCGATATACGGCATTGAAAGAACGAGACAATTGTGTCATAGGAGTATCTTGTTTGTACTTACGAATGAAATTGTGTGATAAGTGACTCTTTGGGTCTTACTGAGAGAAGATACCAATGACGTCGATATCAACGGTTCCGTTTCCTCCGTAGCCGTCATTTTCTTATACTTCGCTCGTTTCTTCGATGCACCGACAGATAcactaattaaaatacaatctCTAATAATAACAAGCAAAATGATTCCTCATACTTTTAAGAATTCGCCTTCAAGAATAACACCTATTATAATTCTTCGCAATTAATCGAAAAGTAATCGCAATTAAAGAAATTCAGACttcaaaagttcttttttttttatttacaacagACACTGACCAGTACAGAAAATCTATGCACgtttcgtataaaataacatgTTCTAGAACTGTGAGACAAAAAAAAGGCAGATTATTGCCCGAGATAGTGTGTAGCGAAAAATACGTTCGACGAACAGACCGGCTTCTTTTCCCCGGCGGATTGCGGTATCACGGATACGTGAACACCTGCGTACAATGTGAAAGAACATGCGTACACGGTATACGCGCATGGAGATTGGTCGAAGGAACGTGTGCCCCTCTCCATCGGTTGCATATTTACCTCGCCCTATCTACGCTCTGTTGAGACCCGCGCAAATCCGTCTACAAAGAAATCAAAATCAGGATGGCTTCGAGATGTACATACGTGTATTATAGTGTAACTATGTAGTGCTGTATGTATGAAGTTCCTTTTTCCTTCCTCGTTTGTCTCtcgaaaatgtaaatgtaatgcGCTAGTAAGAGAAGAGGATGATGATATGGATATGCAGCATTGACGCAATCtgcaacattatttatttcttcctaGTGTATTAGAGATCATTATCTTATCTTACATTATGAGGAGCGCGCGTACGGTCGTGCGTTTTAGAGCCGTTTTAGAAAGCGTAGCGGTCTATTTACGTAGGACAGCGCTGAAGTATGAATGGCCCTATTGATTTAACTATCGCTATGtgggtaataataataataataataatatattgcagtatatttatcaaaatatatatctctcgtagtggttttttttttcgttattttttcgCGTATATGTACTTCAAAACACGATATCACGGGTGatgataattaagaaattttaaccaGTCACCACAGTACAAAATACATCGTCTTTCTGTTAAACGAGATATAAACTTTCGAATGTATATGTAAGAAAATCATCGTACGAAAAATACCTTCTGTCGGCAGAGCGCAAATCGACAATTAATTCGCAAGTCGCACAATCGTGTTTAAACGAAATGTtcgattttatttcaaatttgacTCGTTAACATACAGCTATAGTCACAATTCGATGGCCAGAGTCTGAGATGCGGTATTGTACGTGcgaataaatcaaattttatacaaatgattataaataaaaaaaaataaaagaactgATGAACGAATAATTATAGTGATTGCAATTTCGATTCATAGTcaaaacgaaagaaaaaaatagtagacATTCAGTGGAAATTGAAGCCGATTTTGGAAATTGCAATCgtagtataattatttgtaccgtaaaatttgatttgtcgtatgtacatacaatcGCAATGGCCATCGAATTGTAAGTACACTTAATTATTTCGATTAAGATCGTCCAAAGTCGATCGTTTGGTCAGGATACTTTTACTGTTGTGGACAATTTCGCAAAATAGATATTGCTTTAGGTTATCACACTGGCATTGCCAATGAAGTAGAATGAACCGCATCAGCCGTTATCTAAACGATCACTTTTCgcttttatcaaattaaacgTTGCAACGCAAATTTTCGTTATTACATTAGCGATAAATTGCAGAGCAAATGACTATTTTATTAcgtataaagttaaaatcaaatttctttatgtTAACGAGACGGCAATGAGATATTTAGCGGTTTGTTGTTGCAAATAACATTCGTGAACCATCACAGGCTTActgtgataaataattttagaatgaTAACTTAACGACGTTAAATTGTCTAACAAAAAATAGTCTTTCAAGAGAccaatttaacaattttaaaatctattaatgaAATTCAAAAAGTCTTAAATCGTGTCTTTTAATCGAGAAGAACTTAGAAGGGCGTTCTTGTGATTCAATTGATATGTACCGTACGTTCGTAGTTAAGATGGAACGTAGGCACCAAAACTGCTTGTGCTACACAAAGTAGAGCTCTAAAACTGTACGAATGTATCCGAATTTCGAGAAATCATTTTACTACATCACCTCTCGACAATACAAGTCCATTGACTAACGGCAACATACTAACGGCAACGATCGCTTTATACAGTCTTCAATACTGGTTACGGTCGTGGATTTCCTATCTTGACGACACAACATCCGTCGAAAAACGGCAGCTTcagtttccttttttcttatcAATCTTTCAGTCTCAGACAAGTAACTCAACGACGTACTCGTCAAATATGTCACAGCGTATATGTTAACATCACATTTTGTAACGCGACGCAACGTTCGACGACGTTATGACAGTGTTCCTGGATGCGTAGAATTTCTCACGCTATCAGAGATTGTTGCTATTCACGTCGTCTTATTGTTCTTGGACATATTATGCGACGCCCAATTCAACGACGTTTTCCACGAATTGCAGAGGGCTTCGTCAAATTTGCTTCTAAAATGCTTTTGTGCTTCGTTTTCGGACATTTCTAGAACCTGTAAAACGTATTTAAGTATATTACTTGACTATACCTATTATATCATCTTAATCGTAGCATATATTAACGTAGCCAACTGTACCAAGGTATCTCTAAGGTAATTCAGATCTTTCTCTGACGAGAGTTCAGGTAGTCCGGTAGATATCATCATGGCGAACAAAGACAGTATAAGTCCACCGTGTTGGcgtagaattaaaaatgctTGCTCGCAATGACTCTGAAATCTTTGAAACTCGGCGGCGTGTCCTTTCTTCGTTTGACCTTTGTTTATGACATGCACGAAGTCATTGGTCAGCACGAAGGGCACCCGTTCGCGTCTGAATCCGAATTTTTCCTTAAAGTGACCCAGAATGTGACCGAAATCGACGTGAAATAGTTGTCCAGTCTTTTTAACCATTATATTGTCAGAATGTCGGTCGGCTATCCCGAGAACGTACGTCGCCACGCAGTAACCCGCGCAACTCAAGGTAAACTCTTCGATCGCTTTATTCAACGCCGCCTCTGTGTGATTGTGATCCTTTAACCAAGCTAACAAGGAACCTCTTCTGTAAATACAGACAGGgaagttataaaaatgttaatccgcgaaatacatataattgtcGAATTATATCGATAACGCGTTATTCACCTGAAGGCGGCCGTTGCGGAAAACGTGCCTTTTTCCTTCTGAATATTTGCGATTGTCTCCGCGTTTAGCACTACCTCTATCATTCCGACTTTGTTCTCCGTGGATATGCAACCATACGGATTCATACGTAAATCCAAGCCCTCATTCTTCCAGAGCTTATCCATAATGCGTATCATCTGAAGTGTCAACATGTCTTGTCTCAAGTCATCTCCGTGCTTGAGTATTAAGTAAATGTCGTCGCCAAAAGAATCGCTGTTCTCGAAAACTAACCAGAGTGGGCGCATCTTGCTATCCATGACTCGGCATTTTTCGATTCTAatggggggaaaaaaaataagacaaaataaaaaacagatgAGAAATTTTACGAGAGAAAGACGGAAATGGTGAGCTCACTTGATGCGATTCCATCTGTAACT comes from the Monomorium pharaonis isolate MP-MQ-018 chromosome 9, ASM1337386v2, whole genome shotgun sequence genome and includes:
- the LOC105830852 gene encoding protein white, with product MTATEETEPLISTSLVSSLSKTQRVTYHTISFEDNERNALHGENPENSFDLKPISSASTIADFNKSFDNNITYTWSDVNVYYSVKNDKIWDRLMFRTRKFVAQKHILKDVCGVAYPGELLVIMGASGAGKTTLLNALTFRSTRRLSASGLMAANGHRISSGVLTSRMAYVQQNDLFIGTLTVTEHLMFQAAVRMDRQIPRLQRIKRVNEVIDEFALSNCRNTKIGVPGRVKGLSGGEMKRLSLASEVLTDPPLMFCDEPTSGLDSFMAHQVVSILKALAACGKTIVATLHQPSSEVFALFDKILLMAEGRVAFMGTTAQACAFFKTLGAVCPSNHNPADFFVQVLAVVPGRELTCRYAIETTCDAFRKSEDGVNLARQAETVHGEFEDTLKRSRYSKDSDRSLYKANWCEQFRAVLWRSWLSVIREPILIKVRFLQIIMVALLIGVIYFGQRIDQDGVMNINGALFIFLTSMTFQNVFAVVNVFCAELPIFLREHKNGMYRTDVYFICKTLAEAPIFLAMPLIFTAIVYPMIGLYPNVKHFFVAAAVVDLVANVSISFGYLISCVSSNVSTALSVGPPILIPFLLFGGFFLNTVSVPSYLVWFSYLSWFRYGNEALLINQWSEIDSIACTRSNVTCPKSGRMVLQTFNFKEKDLWTDILCLFALIVAYRFLAFLALLSKTRRSK